TCGACACGCAAGGGCCCGCCGAGAACCACTTCCGACTTCCCAGCGGGGATGTTGACCGCCTCCCGCGTCGAGAAACCCCACGCTGGCCCTTTCTCGCCAGCCGAAAGGGTGTAGCTGAGGTCCACCTTGTCCGGCGGCCCGTCATAGCGCTCTGTTGCCCCGGTACGATAGGAGAGGAGGTCCTCGCTATGCAGCAGCAAGTCCACAGGGGTCACGCGCCTGCCTCTGCCGTCGGTGCCGATCAGCGTCGCCTCTGCACGCGGCCCGGTGTAGGGCGTGAAGGTGAGTTCGGTGCCGTCGGCCACCATCGCTGTTGTGTACCATCTGCCGTCCAGCTCACGGTACTTCAGGAGCGGCCAGACTTCGGGGCCGAGGTCCACTTTCCCATCGTTGTTGGTGTCGGTCCAGAGCATGTCGCCCTGGCTGCGCGGTGTCAGGCCGAAGAGGGCGTCGCCTCCCCCATCCATGACAGCAATCGCCACCGACTTGTCACCCAGCCTTATCCGCCCCCGCATGCAGGTCTGGGGATCGAGCAGGACGTACGGTCTGGCCTCCGCGGTGCGCTGGCTCGTAACGTAGGTGATGAACTTGAGCTGGAAGCGGTAGGGACGCTCGAAGGCGGAGCCATCTTCGCGCCGATAGGTCACAGGCTGGACGATCGTCGGGGTCACGGACATCCCCGTTCTGGTCGTCCCCCGCATCTCCGGCTCAGCAGGGAAGGCCGCCCACCCGTCAGGCGGCCGGCCGCCTTCTGTGTCGAGGTAGACCGTATACACGGGGCGCTTGTTAGCGTCGAGACCGGTGCGGACGATGGCGAGGGACAGGGGCTTGCCGTCACCCAGGCGGAACCCACCATACCATACGTACTTGCCCCAGGAGGCCGGTGCCTTCGCGAGGCCCGCCGGGGCCTCTGCGCTAAGTGCGACAGGGGCGTAACCGTACCCGTAACCTCCCACCACCAGTGCCCCGCTCATGGAGCAGGTGATGACCCCGGGCGGTTCGTCAGCCTGGCAACCTAACACCGGCAACAGCAGCACCCCGACCAGCATCAGCACACCGATCACCTCGTGTCTGCGAACTGTTACGGTTTCGCACTGCCACTTGCTCTCATGGCGTACCCTTATGGTTCTAGAGCAGCGGCGGGACGCCTGTTGCCTCCAGCGGACGGGTCTCGAGGTCGGCCCACTTGCAGTCCTCGTCAGCCGGCCCGTCCTCCTGCTCAAACCTGTGCCGCCAGCGACGCTTGAACTCCAGCCCGTTACGGATCGTGGTCCGCTTGAAGGCCATGCCCCCGGAGCGGGCTGTGGTCGTATTCTCGAAGTGGTACATCTCGGCCCTGGGCGTGTACAGCACTCGCCAGCCCTGCTCGCGAGCCCGGTAGCACAGGTCGAAGTCCTCGAACTGGGCGGGGTTGAACACCTCGTCGAGACCGCCCAGAGCTTCGGTGATCTCCCGCTTCATCAGCCAGCAGGCGCTGATGAGGCACTGCACCTCGCAGTCGACGTTGAAGGCCGGCGTATCGATAGCTGCGCCGCGGCCGCGATACTGAACCCGGCCGGTGCGAGAGATCGCCGCGCCTGCACATTCTATGTTGTAGGGCTCAAAAGGATAGACCAACTTCGGCCCTACAATCCCGTTTTTCGCCTCCTGCGACAGCGACTCCTGCAAGGTTCCGAGCCAGTTTCGGCTGCGCGTCACCAGGTCATTGTCGCAGAAGGCCACCAGGGGCTCGCCTGCTCGCTCAAGGCCCTGATTCCGCGCGGTACAGGCACCCACGTTGCTGTCGTTCGCTACCAGCTCATATCGAAGGCCGCGCTCGGCTGCTAAGGACGGGAACTGCTCACCCAGGTACTCGCGAGTGCCGTCCGTCGACCCGTTGTCGATGCACAGAATCTGCGTCGGCAGCGGATCGGAGGCCAGCAGGCTCTCCAGACACAGCCGGGAGTAAGGCAGCTTGTTGTGATGTACGATGATGACGCTGATGGGTGCGTGCATGGGCCTCCTCACTGGACTCGTCGATCGCGCTTTGGCAGCGGGGGTTTGAGTCCTCGGGCGACGCCAGGGTTCAACAGAACATGGAGTCCAGCAGGCTCAGGCCTGTCTGCACCATCATCTCGCCCGCAACGGGCGAAAGTTGGCTGGAAGTCGCCGGCCGCTGCTCGTAGCCGCCACCGGCAAAGGCCTCGCGAGTGGGTACGTAGCCGACGATGCCATTGGCCAGCTCCACCACAAAGGTACGAGCCGCCGGGGAGTTCAGCTTCGTCTCCAGACCGTACTCGACGAAGATCTCGCCGGGGTAGGTCACGATTCCAACGTCTCCCAGCCGGAAGGCCTGGATCGGAGCCGGGAAGGTGGGCTCGGTGCGCCACTCTTCCTGCATCTCGAAGGCAAGCCTGGCGTAGATGGCGTCGTGGAACTCGGCCTTGTCGCCCAGTTCGCGAGTGGCAGCCGCCCAGGCCATGAGCTCCTTCGTGAGCCGTCGTCGCGGCATCTGGACCTCGACGAAGCGCGAGTCCAGGTGCCACTGGTCGGAGTACTCCAGGCCTTCCTCGATCTGCTGCACATCCTTCGCCAGGCGTTCCCCCATGTATTGGGCCCACCGATGGCCCCGGTCGTTGCGCTCGGGATCGTAGACGTCGATCTGGCACAGATTCCCGCAGCAACCATTGGCGAACAGCGCCGTGTAGCCCTCACCGTACCTCGTCTGCATCGCAGCGGCGAAGTAGCCCGGGTAATCCGCCGACACCTCGGCGCCACCCAGCACGTTGACATGGCACGCGAAGTTCAGCAGGCATCCCAGGGGCTCACCGGCGGCCGTCCTGGCGGAGAGCACGCCGACCTCGGGGTCCACTCTGCCCTCCTGATAGAGGATGTCCGTGCTGCCCTTGGGCGGGTGCATGAGCACCTGCCGAGTGCTGCGCATCATGAAGCGGCGGTTGAAGGACAGCTTACCCTCAAAGCCCCAGCCGATCCCAAGGGTGCCGGGGACGCGAGACTCCCACGCGTGGATCGCGGCCTCAGAGATCCACTCCGGGAGCCGGTCGACGTACTCGGGATCGGGGTCCATCTGGAAGATGCGACTCGTCGCCGGTCCCGTGTGCGTGTGAGTGGCACTTACCATGACGCCCTCGGCGGGCGCTTTCGTCTGGGCGCTGATACGTTCCTTGGCGGCGAGAACCGTGACCCGCTTGATGGAGAGCAGGTCGCAGGTTACGAGGATCAGCGGGTGCTCGCCGTTGTCGATCGCCATGGCCCGAGCGTACAGCGGGTCATGGATACCCTCGGCTCGCCGGTCATTGAAGAACCCGGCCATGCGCGTGCCCAGGGGTGGAGTGATCTCTACCTGTGAGAAGCCGAGCCGAAGGGACATCCCTACATCGCTCCTTGCGCGGATTGCCTGAGCTGCGGCCGGGCGGCTACTGCCACGGTCCGGGGATGATCGTGAAGGGCACGCTGTACTGGGCCAGACGCCCCTGGCTGCCCAGGAGTTCCGTCCGCAGGGAGTAGCTGCCCGCAGGAAGGTCCGCCGTGCCCACGTTCATGAACAGCGAGGTGCCCTCCAGGTCCTTCACCGTGGTCTCCTGCAGCGTCTTGCCGCCGGAGAGGACCGTGAGCTTGAGGCTGGAGGTCCGCTGGAGTCTGCGCCCCAAGTTGAGGCTCCCGGTGAGGTCAAAACCAGGCCAGCCTGCGAGCAACTCGACGCGTGGCGAGGATAGCTCCAGGGGAGTGCCGAGCGACGCCCGCAAGGGGATCACCAGCGGGGCGTCGGCGATCGGTGTGACCCGGTCGCGCAGGCTCTGCGAGTCGCTGCGGGTGAGACGGCGACCCGTAGCAGGCTCCTGCCGGGCGTCGTTCTCGCTGATCCAGCGGCTCAGCGGCAGCAGCTCGAGCAGCACCTGTGCAGTCCCCTGGCGCGAGAGTTCGTAGGGGACCTCGATCTGGGTCGTTCCGGCGCCCAGGAGGTATCTTGCCGAGGGCTGAGAGCCCGAATCTCGCCCGGCGAGGTAGGCCCGCATCGCTACCTCGGCCACAAGTCCGGGGTTCGCCAGCGTCACCAGGAGACGGTTGTCGCCCCAGGCTGCCGGGCTCTGCTGAACTGCGACCGGAGTCAGTGGCGAGGGGTTCATGAGGAGCTTCCCGAAGCGACCGGGTACGTTGAACCCTCGGAGGGTCGGTGACCAGCACCCATACTCGACCCCGGAGGGTATCCTCCGCGTGCGGTTGAGATTCACACCCCACACGCTGGAGGACGGGCCCAGTTCGGATAGTGGGATGGCCATCTCCACGCACCAGCCCTCGGCGCAAGGGGCTGCAGCGGCCTGCCAGCGAGGGTTCCAGTTGACGTCCTCGACCTTGTCGGCCGGCTCGCGCTGCTGAGCAGCAGGATCGGCGCTGCGGAAGGCATGTCGGCTGTCGCGGCGGGTCCCGAGGCTGTTCACCATGAAGTGCAGATAGGTCTGCTGGTCGCAGTCGGGGTCGAGGAAGACCTCGACCGAGTCGTCAGACCACACCGGGCCGTCGTGGTCCTTCACGGTGGCCTGCAGCGACTTCATCTCGTCTTCCCAGCACCTGAAGGCCACGTAGAGGTTGGCTGCATCGCGACCGATCCAGGCCTGCGTTCGGTGCTTGTTGGTGGAGCCGTCCTGCCCCACGAGGTCGCTGATCTGGAAGGCCTTGTCCCAGGCCCCGTCAAGCTTGCCGTCGATGACGGGAAGGGTCGACAGAAACGGAGCCTGTCCGACCGGCAGGGCAGGCTGGTAGGCCTCTTCCGCGCCGGACACTCGGGTCTCGATCTGCGGCTGAGGAGGGGTCTTGGAGGAGGGCATCGGGGCCGGGATCTGCGCCGGTCGCCCACTAAGCATTTCGCCGCAGTCCAGCAGGCGCGAGGCGATCTTCCAGCGTGCGACCTGGGCCTGGGCGCTCGTCAGCGGGCCATACTGCACTCGCGTGCCCTTCGGCCCGTCCACATGGCCGTCGATCCAGGGGAGGCCCTGCAGGATCGTCTCGAGTTCGCGGTCGGAACGCTCGGCGAGGGCCGTGGCAGCGGGCTTCCCGAGCTTGCGAATGTCCTTAGCCGCCATGCGCAGCGTACTCGCGTAGCGCAGATCGTCGACGCCCTCCCGGATGCCCTCCCACTGCAAGGTGGGCACCAGGGGCGGCCTACCGTCCGGTGAGGGATACGTGATGCAGGCGTCCTTGGGCTCGCGGCCGGTGCCGTCGAAGTCGTCATAGGGCTTCTGGTTGGGGCGCTGGAAGGTCCAGGCCCAGGCTCCGTCCGCGCCGGTCTTGTCAAGCAGGAAGCCGCTGTAGTGCCGGTTCACGGCCATGTTGCCTTCCTGGCCGGTGTAGCAGCCGCTTCCGTACCACCAGTAGGTGGCCTTCGCCGCCTCGCAGTCATCGCGGCGAG
The sequence above is drawn from the Armatimonadia bacterium genome and encodes:
- a CDS encoding neutral/alkaline non-lysosomal ceramidase N-terminal domain-containing protein translates to MSLRLGFSQVEITPPLGTRMAGFFNDRRAEGIHDPLYARAMAIDNGEHPLILVTCDLLSIKRVTVLAAKERISAQTKAPAEGVMVSATHTHTGPATSRIFQMDPDPEYVDRLPEWISEAAIHAWESRVPGTLGIGWGFEGKLSFNRRFMMRSTRQVLMHPPKGSTDILYQEGRVDPEVGVLSARTAAGEPLGCLLNFACHVNVLGGAEVSADYPGYFAAAMQTRYGEGYTALFANGCCGNLCQIDVYDPERNDRGHRWAQYMGERLAKDVQQIEEGLEYSDQWHLDSRFVEVQMPRRRLTKELMAWAAATRELGDKAEFHDAIYARLAFEMQEEWRTEPTFPAPIQAFRLGDVGIVTYPGEIFVEYGLETKLNSPAARTFVVELANGIVGYVPTREAFAGGGYEQRPATSSQLSPVAGEMMVQTGLSLLDSMFC
- a CDS encoding glycosyltransferase family 2 protein; its protein translation is MHAPISVIIVHHNKLPYSRLCLESLLASDPLPTQILCIDNGSTDGTREYLGEQFPSLAAERGLRYELVANDSNVGACTARNQGLERAGEPLVAFCDNDLVTRSRNWLGTLQESLSQEAKNGIVGPKLVYPFEPYNIECAGAAISRTGRVQYRGRGAAIDTPAFNVDCEVQCLISACWLMKREITEALGGLDEVFNPAQFEDFDLCYRAREQGWRVLYTPRAEMYHFENTTTARSGGMAFKRTTIRNGLEFKRRWRHRFEQEDGPADEDCKWADLETRPLEATGVPPLL
- a CDS encoding sugar-binding protein, with product MTCRNLCLLGILLFLPSFAAVAPADTFQRDGVTFTRVPWGAERPQPVLTEAEAKRGWVTFVPSELDGIGPLAFPTRSEIDRPMQAFASQGEIEPATFGIYTTRALSRISVQAGQFIGPSKASLPASVVDVRAVRIWKQRTSWATKRYYEIPELLEQPANLSLPAGALQQFWVTVRVPEAALPGLYEGYVRVVADDQTALVPFRLRVLPLRLLAPANKVWGLWPDTGRWETYSEGEILKEVRDWRDHGITCAMMYPLRHSTFTLVEGKLKSDMSRFERYMDLYKLGGLGGPVVASCQGITSLVHKLLGQSADDYGPEFSRMLVEVVRQIEDLRKARGWPEFVYHTVDEPGGHPATEGEAAQTLRILHEAGFRTFTTADVKFTNEVLSPFLDVRCYGIGFCAGSAEDARARRDDCEAAKATYWWYGSGCYTGQEGNMAVNRHYSGFLLDKTGADGAWAWTFQRPNQKPYDDFDGTGREPKDACITYPSPDGRPPLVPTLQWEGIREGVDDLRYASTLRMAAKDIRKLGKPAATALAERSDRELETILQGLPWIDGHVDGPKGTRVQYGPLTSAQAQVARWKIASRLLDCGEMLSGRPAQIPAPMPSSKTPPQPQIETRVSGAEEAYQPALPVGQAPFLSTLPVIDGKLDGAWDKAFQISDLVGQDGSTNKHRTQAWIGRDAANLYVAFRCWEDEMKSLQATVKDHDGPVWSDDSVEVFLDPDCDQQTYLHFMVNSLGTRRDSRHAFRSADPAAQQREPADKVEDVNWNPRWQAAAAPCAEGWCVEMAIPLSELGPSSSVWGVNLNRTRRIPSGVEYGCWSPTLRGFNVPGRFGKLLMNPSPLTPVAVQQSPAAWGDNRLLVTLANPGLVAEVAMRAYLAGRDSGSQPSARYLLGAGTTQIEVPYELSRQGTAQVLLELLPLSRWISENDARQEPATGRRLTRSDSQSLRDRVTPIADAPLVIPLRASLGTPLELSSPRVELLAGWPGFDLTGSLNLGRRLQRTSSLKLTVLSGGKTLQETTVKDLEGTSLFMNVGTADLPAGSYSLRTELLGSQGRLAQYSVPFTIIPGPWQ